CGCTAGCtgtttttttattaataaaaTTGGCGCAGGCCAATTGTCTGGGAGAAGAAGAATAAAATCCCATTGTGAAATAATGTTTTATAGCTTCTTCATTGATGTAAATACATTCTTCTGGACATGCTTATCTGTCTATAGGGttatttgcataatttagtggaattaaattggcgcgTGTACAGTATATTCGTTACGTGTTTTCGTTATGTATGCATCTTGTTCGTCCCACCGTACAGCGTCCAGATACCGAGCCTTTTGAGTGGAAAATCTGTAAGACAGTGCAAGAGCTGCTGCATTGTGGGAACTTGGAAAAATACGAGGTTGAATcgtgacgtcagtgatcttcaggtcggaaagtcggagctctagaaagatacCCGAGTTCCCGcgttggaattctgagttggatgggaaaagggggaaaaaaatcccagttgttttgaacgtggaaTGTCAAAGGAAGGCATGTTTTATCAGCGCTTCATACATCACTTcccaatgagctggaggcagtacgcattttgaaaacatatactttATTGTTTGAAATGTGAACGTTTTTATACATATGAGGCGTGTCTTACCTTGCTTTAAAGTAGCCTGTTAGATCTATTTTCTAAATATCTaatggctgttttttttttttctcttcgtCTCTGTCAATAataatggctgccgttttacggtccccttaaccaattgtgctattttgtgtttttttttagcgtaacttattttgtacataacatttctgccaccgtctcttgtGACTGTAAttagcttctagatatcaggacagcgattactcgcCCCGAACTGGAATACGTTTTTTTTTCTATAACGAGTCAGACgcgaaggatttactccagacaccccgACAAGGCCCTcgtccccgtcattcgcaggagaaagacaTGGTTCCGACGGCGAGCGGGTCatctgcctttaccatcggtcctattagccaacgtacaatcattggataataaaatagatgaACTACGGGCACGTATGTCCTACCTACGGGAcattaactgtaatatcttatgtttcactgagtcgtggctgaacgacgacatgaataacatacagctagCAGGTTTTACGCtttatcggcaggatagaacagcagcctctggtaagacaaggggtgtcgGTCTATGTATAATtgtgaacaacagctggtgcatgatatctaaggaagtcttgaggttttgcctgcctgaggtagagtatctcatgataagctgtagaccacactatttacctaaagagttctcatctatattcttcgtagctgtctaccaccacagaccgatgcgctggcactaagaccgcactcaatgagcaaacaggaaaatgctcattcagaggcggcgctcctagtggccggttgactttaatgcagggaaactgaaatccggTTTCCCTCATTTCTACcggcatgttaaatgtgcaaccagagggaaaataactagaccacctttactccctcgtcctccatttggcaaatctgaccataattctatcctcctgattcctgcttacctcgttgcatcctcgacttgcatgttctgtttaTATGAATTACCAtattctaaatgtgatttctgtcattctgaacaccgtgtgggtggacgccctaattaCACGCCGACCCCTAACCTCTACGTGCCGACCCCTAACCTCTACGCGCCGACCCCTATTCTCTACGCGCCGACCCCTATCCTCTACGCGCCGACCCCTATCCTCTACGCGCCGACCCCTATCCTCTACGCGCCGACCCCTAACCTCTACACGCCGACCCCTATCCTCTACACGCCGACCCCTATCCTCTACACGCCGACCCCTTATCCTCTACACGCCGACCCCTATCCTCTACACGGCGACCCCTTATCCTCTACGCGCCGACCCTTATCCTCTACACGCCGACCCCTAACCTCTACGCGCCGACCCTTATCCTCTACACGCCGACCCCTCACACACTATCCACATGCTGCTGATACCATTCTGCTTCATCTCTCTCCAGGACACATGTATGAAGGTGTAAAGTTTGAGAGGGGTAACTGTGGAGTCAGCATCATGAGGAGTGGTGAGTCCAAGACAAGCAACCTTTCTGTGTATCCCCCTCAACtgaaaaatatgtcattttttttcTGCTTCTTTTCCAAGTTATTTCACATAGGAACCTGTGTCTGTCCATCCCCCAGGTGAGGCCATGGAGCAGGGTCTGAGGGACTGTTGTAGGTCCATCCGCATCGGGAAGATTCTGATCCAGAGTGATGAAGACACCCAGGAGGCTAAGGTCTACTATGCTAAGTTCCCCCCAGACATAAACAGGAGGAAAGTGCTGCTCATGTACCCAATACTGAGTAAGTAAAAACATCTCTATCAAAGGGGAAGATATTACAGATGTCTTGAATGTTGGGGCATTTTTCCTAATCCTGGAGTTTTTTTCAGTCAGGCAAATGGTGAAAAAGTAGCACTTCCTGTTGTTAACATGTCGTCATTTAACTTTAGACAAATAGATTAGAAGCAGCAGGTTATGACAGCTTCTGGTCCCACAACACAAAAATAGACATTTGTGATGGTTTATAATAACCATTTTCCCCTCAGCTGGCCACATATCGGGGAAAAAGAATGGTTTCTGAAAATAACTAAAGTTCCACTTTGAGGGAGTCCTTTATTCACCTCCTTAACAGACAGCATTCGAACCATTTTATTTTTAATGatgtgctttaaaaaaaaaaaatgatgtaaaAACATCCACAGGTTATGATTTGCTTGATCCCTTTTTAGTGCAGATTTAACAATTGCTTCTGGTGCTATTCGTAAGATCTGGAGGGCGGTCCTCCCCCTCCCCAAGGATCCTTCTGACCTAGATAACTAACACCCAATTTATAAACTCTCTTGCCTTGCAAACTTATTAGAATGACTGGCAAACTCCCAGCTAATAACTTCAAATTATATTCTTAATGTGCATCAGTaataaatgaaatatcacattttacataattattcagaccctttactcagtactttgttgaagcacctttggcagcgattacagcctcaagtcttgtgtgtcctcttgggtatgacgctacaagcttggcacacctgtatttggggagtttctcccattcttctctgcagatcctctcaagctctgtcaggttggatgggaagcgttgctgcacagctattttcaggtcaggttgaaatccgggctctggctgagctactcaaggactttcagagacttgtcccgaagccactcctgtgttgtcttggctgtgtgcttagggtcgtcgtcctgttggaaggtgaaccttcgccccactcTAAGGTCCTCTGAGTTCTGGGGCAAGGATCTGGggcaaggatctctctgtactttgctccattcatctttccctcgatcctgactagtctcccagtccctgccgctgaaaaacatctccacagtatgatgctgccaccaccatgcttcactgtagggatgctgccaccaccatgcttcactgtagggatgctgccaccaccatgcttcactgtagggatgctgccaccaccatgcttcaccgtagggatggtgtcaggttccctccagacgtgacgcttggcattcaggccaaagagttcaatcttggaaaGGGGCACACCTAaagtctagaggtcgaccgattatgatttttcaccgccggtaccgattattggaggacccaaaaaagcagataccgattattggaggacccaaaaaagcatataccgattattggaggacccattaaaaagcagataccgattattggaggacccattaaaaagcagataccgattattggaggacccattAAAAAGCcggtgccgattattggaggacccatttaaaaagccgataccgattattggaggacccatttaaaaagccgataccgattattggaggacccattaaaaagccgataccgattattggaggacccattaaaaagccgataccgattattggaggacccattaaaaagccgataccgattattggaggacccattaaaaagccggtaccgattattggaggacccattaaaaagccgataccgattattggaggacccagaAAAGCAGATACCGATTTAATTCTCAAAAAATCTGAGAATGaaattggtatcggcttttttgggtcctccaataatatatatatatattacaacaatactgaaggaACACTTTTATttcaacttaatataatacataaataaaatctatttagtctcaaataaacaatgaaacatgttcaacatGAGAacatacagttaaagtcagaagtttacatccaccaaggttggactcattaaaactagtttttcaccCACTACACACATTTACCAGACTGCTGAATAACATAGTGACCCGGTACCGCTGCTAGATCCAGATATAATGTTACCAGACTGCTGAATAACATAGTGACCCGGTACCGCTGCTAGATCCAGATATAATGTTACCAGACTGCTGAATAACATAGTGACCCGGTACCGCTGCTAGATCCAGATATAATGTTACCAGACTGCTGAATAACATAGTGACCCGGTACCGCTGCTAGATCCAGATATAATGTTACCAGACTGTGTTTTACTGTTGTTGTGTCTttggggcaccattaaactgaagacatgtttatgaaaataactccctgttgttattgttattattattattattattacgcgattaaattgattaattgtttaactgtaattaactaggagatcggggcaccaaggaaaatattcagattacaaagttataattttcctaatataactttcctatattataacatcatatattatattatagtataggccgattatcttctggtttaaatggtgtattttacctcgcgtccagtctcattccaaacgttgtaaattgttgtatctgcacgaacccagcctttactaaaagtcatccatacgtcaattgtcttaaaatcatttatttactaaactaagtaattcacagaaagcatacaaacagtaattatcgtcacaaagaattggtagagtaatgtgccctagtgggctaaacaggcagggCTGGTGTCTTGTagaacaatgggtcataaaagggcagctgaggaggcacacagagttcattaatattaacaattgatatgctaatcctttgcacatgaacgctcactcattcgggaacaattgcaatcaatatatatttacgctcagtgtgtcgtcaggatccttgttggagagttttgtcctctctctctctctcggttagaatggatctttcacagcgacattcattaatgtcgttatatgatggatgtttcgtcggtcttcgcgttcaatgatataatttctagctgtagacttaattaatatcaaagacttgttattattctgtcggtatcgatagtctaaaagtttaactaTGTGTTATGGTTAAAGTTaagtagagggatgcatggtcaaacctattggccgactcgtcatggagtggaggcctggtctgaagaaagaaaagcagggtgggggttttatacgtgaacatagaacaggcttgtcacatgacgcctggtcctgtctgtgtccctggggggcgtgccgatgactgatctaagcttttgaacataaatacattctatcacattaacatcagtacatggcatctcaacatattccaaatagctttatccttattaatacattttataccaccattatgatgcaagtctcatagctgaggctattatataaacagttttatggtaatatggctatattgtctcttctgagtatcacaaaattgtaccaagcggaccagttcgtagctggattcttcgccgatcttttataccttctccagaacataaatgtcgttcggttccccaattctgtgagttggaagaatttcctgtgtctctctatgaaacccctctctgtctcaactgggccattctgcaggacattctcctttagaattttaccaccccttcacacagggcctgggtggggggaggtaggttgggggatggtgcaagggggagggggtcaactgtcctccctgtactcaaagagggcaacgtcatgacaccaggtacaggtaactgtgtgtgtgtgtgtgtgtgtgtgtgtgtgtgtgtgtgtgtgtgtgtgtgtgtgtgtgtgtgtgtgtgtgtccaggtacaGGTAACACAGTGATCGAGGCAGTGCAGGTGTTGATTGAGCATGGACTCCAACCCAaacacatcctcctcctctctctcttctccactccgCTCGGTAAGgaacactctcctcctctctctcctctcttctccactcggTAAGgaacactctcctcctctctctcttctccactccacTCGGTAAGgaacactctcctcctctctctcttctccactccacTCGGTAAGgaacactctcctcctctctctcttctccactccacTCGGTAAGgaacactctcctcctctctctcttctccactccacTCGGTAAGgaacactctcctcctctctctcatcctccctttATTCAGCCTCTACATCCCTCCTCCACTGTCTCTCACTATCTTCTCCTTTCTCTACTTCTCTGTCTAGGAGCCAAGGCCATCCTCCAAGAGTTCCCAGAGATCACCCTGCTCACCACAGAGCTGCACCCGGTCGCCCCCACACACTTTGGACAGAAGTACTTTGGCACAGAATGACgaacacaccagaccacaccacaccacaccacactagacctcaccacactagaccacaccacACTGTCGTGTCTGGCTATTAAGTGacatgacatgctattctataaaatcctttctctgtaattaatattacctgattaagctaatcaggtaaatgtaattaactacaaagtcggggcaccacggaataaTGTGTaaagagctgttatcttctgaataaactcttaaagacctggtcaTCTTTTACATCAAtggcagtcaatatttaatcgttaccttatttagtctcatctgaaagtggtaaattcttggttatcttcacgaaccctgactaacaagttgaatcagcactacaaaattgggtttaattatttatttactaaatacttaACTAATCACACATaattacatctacacagaatggatcatacattgattacaaattgtgtcataaaggaaaacgtccctAGTGGACAGAACAGATAtgacagctggttacacaaaggaagggggttgggttttgaatgaaagagcgggaagactgaggaacaaagggaatCTTATGcgttctaaataaccgcccatttggaaaaagaAAATACAAGGAATATTTACTCTTGAGCTGCGCTTcaataggttggtcgtagatggaaGGCCGGGTTGCCCAGCAGGGATCTCTTGTCCTCTGAGGAATGTCTGGTGGTAAACTGGATACGTTGAAGTATCgttgtgtgtgttagactggataagtcgtccgtcctttcctagcccacgttcaCAGCggctgctgctaactcaacggctaggaggtatcacttctggagtgaataatagttcaaagttcataccaagttgccatacttttacTCTCGTGtaatattctggctggtatagtcgaaattcatcctttcggCTTGTCGATCGTCACCTAAACATTGAACacgatgctaatttcgttaggttaTTTTCTGAGCCTTTTTAACGTAGGACCGTTGTCCTCGGAACAGGAAGTTGAATTTTCATCAACAGGTTTATATAGTGGTGAAAGAAGGGcatgtttcatagtttacaacccatGCCTGTTCAGTTGGGCGGGGCCAACTGTCCCACCCGAACACCACCTCCTCTCAGTGACGGGAAGAACACCAGTAAACTGCTGACCcgaacaccaccaccactgtgATGGGAAGACATATCACTCAACATCCATGAAGGTCCaccctctcttcactctctcccaCACAGACAATCATCAAACACTGAATCATTCACACAACTCAGATATACAGATATGATTGTAAATGAACATTGACAGCATAAGGAACATTTTTTACTGAATAGAAGAGACGAAATAACCCTCATCAATAACTT
The Salmo trutta unplaced genomic scaffold, fSalTru1.1, whole genome shotgun sequence genome window above contains:
- the LOC115188241 gene encoding uracil phosphoribosyltransferase homolog, which translates into the protein MPCHNQSSNDVSTGQEHNLTKHVRFAASSTASSSGPVAPCAAAVDDGNKQRFNGNLPNGGGLGPDVLNLGPQLKLLPLNSQILELQTIIRDKTTSRGDFVFCADRLIRLVVEEGLNQLPYSECTVTTPTGHMYEGVKFERGNCGVSIMRSGEAMEQGLRDCCRSIRIGKILIQSDEDTQEAKVYYAKFPPDINRRKVLLMYPILSTGNTVIEAVQVLIEHGLQPKHILLLSLFSTPLGAKAILQEFPEITLLTTELHPVAPTHFGQKYFGTE